One genomic window of Magnolia sinica isolate HGM2019 chromosome 3, MsV1, whole genome shotgun sequence includes the following:
- the LOC131239913 gene encoding ultraviolet-B receptor UVR8 — MDATTSGTPSVDFHNIVDQPLTLVSPLQTFQRQQRHCFGDSTPGEFPLATNPSVVLHVLTGCNLDPQDLAKLEATCSFFRHPANFPPDFELSISELAALDMCQKRAIFKPMTEEERAALKQQCGGSWKLVLRFLLAGEACCRREKSQAIAGPGHSIAVTSNGMVYSFGSNSSGQLGHGTVEEEWRPRQIRSLQGIRIIQAAAGAGRTMLISEAGQVYAFGKDSFGETEYGVQGTKYVMTPQPVESLKGIFVVQAAIGNFFTAVLSREGRVYTFSWGSDAKLGHQTEPNDQEPHLLLGPLANIPVVQIAAGYCYLLALACQPSGMSVYSVGCGLGGKLGHGSRTDERYPRLIEQFQALNLQPAVVAAGAWHAAVVGRDGRVCTWGWGRYGCLGHGNEECESVPKVVEALSKIKAVHVATGDYTTFVVSEDGDVYSFGCGESSSLGHSTGTDGQANRHSNVLSPELVTSLKEVKERVVQISLTNSIYWNAHTFALTESGKLYAFGAGDKGQLGIELMAHQSERGIPERVDIDLS; from the exons ATGGATGCCACGACGAGCGGAACCCCATCTGTTGATTTCCACAACATAGTCGACCAGCCCCTCACCCTTGTCTCCCCATTGCAAACGTTCCAACGCCAACAGCGGCATTGCTTTGGGGATTCCACCCCAGGAGAATTCCCATTGGCAACCAACCCCTCTGTTGTTCTCCATGTCCTCACAGGCTGCAATTTGGACCCGCAAGACCTTGCAAAGCTTGAG GCAACATGTTCTTTCTTCAGGCATCCTGCGAACTTTCCCCCTGATTTCGAGCTCTCCATATCGGAGCTTGCTGCACTGGACATGTGCCAGAAGAGGGCCATCTTTAAGCCAATGACAGAAGAAGAGCGGGCTGCCCTGAAGCAACAGTGTGGGGGATCGTGGAAGCTGGTCCTGAGGTTTTTGCTGGCAGGGGAAGCATGCTGCAGGAGAGAGAAGTCACAGGCAATAGCAGGGCCTGGTCACAGCATAGCTGTGACATCAAACGGGATGGTATATTCGTTTGGGTCTAACAGCTCAGGGCAGCTGGGCCATGGTACTGTGGAAGAGGAGTGGCGGCCACGCCAAATCAG ATCATTGCAAGGGATTCGTATTATACAAGCAGCAGCGGGGGCTGGTCGGACAATGCTGATCAGTGAGGCTGGACAGGTGTATGCATTTGGGAAAGATTCCTTTGGAGAAACTGAGTATGGCGTTCAAGGCACTAAATATGTTATGACTCCACAGCCAGTTGAATCCTTGAAGGGCATATTCGTGGTGCAAGCTGCAATTGGGAATTTCTTCACGGCCGTCCTCTCTAGGGAAGGCAGAGTTTATACTTTTTCTTGGGGCAGTGATGCGAAGCTGGGCCATCAAACTGAGCCGAATGATCAGGAGCCTCATCTCCTCTTGGGACCCCTAGCTAACATACCAGTGGTGCAAATCGCAGCTGGCTATTGCTACCTTCTTGCACTAGCATGCCAACCTAGTGGCAT GTCTGTGTACTCCGTGGGCTGCGGTTTGGGAGGAAAGCTTGGCCATGGATCCAGAACTGACGAGAGGTACCCTCGTTTGATTGAACAGTTTCAGGCCTTAAACCTTCAGCCTGCAGTTGTTGCAGCAGGCGCTTGGCATGCCGCTGTCGTGGGACGTGACGGACGTGTATGCACTTGGGGTTGGGGGCGATATGGCTGCTTGGGGCATGGGAATGAAGAGTGTGAGTCAGTTCCAAAGGTTGTGGAAGCTTTGAGCAAGATCAAGGCCGTTCATGTCGCCACAGGTGATTACACAACTTTTGTGGTTTCCGAAGATGGTGATGTGTACTCCTTTGGATGTGGAGAATCGTCGAGCCTCGGACACTCTACTGGGACTGATGGCCAG GCAAATAGGCACTCAAATGTGTTGAGCCCAGAGCTAGTCACTTCATTGAAGGAGGTGAAGGAGAGGGTTGTGCAGATCAGCCTCACTAATTCAATATATTGGAATGCGCACACATTCGCCCTCACTGAATCGGGGAAGTTGTATGCTTTTGGGGCTGGAGACAAAGGACAGTTGGGCATCGAGCTCATGGCTCACCAGAGTGAGAGAGGCATCCCAGAGCGGGTTGACATTGATCTCAGTTAG